A single window of Bacteroidetes Order II. bacterium DNA harbors:
- a CDS encoding bifunctional nuclease family protein: protein MDLIQVDIIGLSTSPSSGGAYALVLGEMGGNRRRLPIIIGASEAQAIALELEKIDPPRPMTHDLLRDVFRSVRANVSEIVIDELREGTFYAKIRYEFEGEEQELDARPSDAVALAVRVDVPIYVEVKVLEEAGIPTDEEGESPSVPVRSSDSKPKEKPASPKSNIERIQAELQKAIEDEEYEKAARLRDELERLTGKSN, encoded by the coding sequence ATGGATTTAATTCAGGTAGATATCATCGGTTTATCCACCAGCCCTTCAAGCGGTGGAGCTTATGCACTGGTTTTGGGTGAAATGGGTGGAAACAGAAGACGCCTTCCGATCATTATTGGGGCATCCGAAGCACAAGCGATTGCCTTAGAACTGGAAAAAATAGACCCACCACGTCCTATGACGCACGACCTCCTCCGCGACGTTTTCCGCTCTGTCCGTGCAAATGTTTCGGAAATCGTAATAGATGAACTGCGGGAAGGTACGTTCTATGCCAAAATTCGTTATGAGTTCGAGGGGGAAGAACAAGAATTAGATGCTCGCCCCAGCGATGCGGTTGCCTTGGCTGTTCGTGTGGATGTGCCTATATACGTAGAAGTCAAGGTTTTGGAAGAGGCAGGCATACCTACCGACGAGGAAGGGGAAAGCCCTTCGGTTCCGGTGCGCTCTTCCGATTCCAAGCCAAAAGAGAAGCCCGCTTCGCCAAAATCCAACATAGAACGAATCCAGGCCGAACTACAAAAAGCCATAGAGGACGAAGAGTATGAGAAAGCAGCTCGGCTTCGTGATGAGCTTGAACGCCTGACGGGCAAGTCGAACTAA
- a CDS encoding response regulator, whose amino-acid sequence MLQNLIHAFRFAAKREASDPDFEAELAQLVRLGLFIAGILGFFGTIANLLGWYSAGLKLTFWYNLVDTANYVALPDKILIVVLCALSIYLSRVLTHPQKGRFLMGFMVLTICFFSMLDDLIRGDLSGTSEWLVLFLIVGTGAVPFRPKQVLFICVAVMFLYFCLLQLYNLNEVASANSRVFITADITYMAIVSAVFLVINTVLHDTRYQQFKALKQAEDLRNKSEHQAQELIQLQHQKSRLFANISHEFQTPLTLIYGPIRDALNANPNLPQPVKANLELAERSSNEIHRLVHELIELEKMDAGELTFSPTVFDWVVFIEEIVHFFQPLAVQKEISLYFDDHHSLLPIFADRSMMQKVVQNLVSNAIKFSPTSGQVRLMLDQEIKPDGIVAILEVQDQGVGIRQEDLEVIFDRYYQAEQEKHLGGFGIGLSFARELVQKHGGNLTVESTFGKGSTFRVSIPIQTAQIVASPKITEMRETPFILEAVTEIKTVTTTAHPPLLKQGDIRNATILLVDDQPELRAYLRRMLETDYQVLEAGDGEEAILVLRQHTADLVISDINMPKMDGFGLLKTIRTQPDWLKIPVILLTNRSTEEDMGAGYTLLADEYLAKPFNGDMLLRRVENLIHLRRLLLGTSAPHHEATANRFMTIEDREWLERLRKHISEQMGSSLMGVEWLADMMAMSSRNMGRRVKQLTGLTTNGLVRLMQMERAAELLIQTSKSVVEIAGLVGYQDAKHFSAVFSQVYAKSPSEYRRSNRPA is encoded by the coding sequence ATGCTGCAAAACCTTATACACGCCTTCCGTTTCGCAGCCAAACGAGAAGCTTCTGACCCTGATTTTGAGGCCGAACTGGCGCAATTGGTTCGGTTAGGTTTGTTTATTGCTGGTATTTTAGGATTTTTCGGAACCATCGCCAACCTTTTGGGATGGTATTCTGCCGGACTAAAACTGACGTTCTGGTATAATCTGGTAGATACAGCCAACTATGTCGCACTACCCGATAAAATATTGATTGTGGTGCTATGCGCCCTATCCATCTATCTCTCCCGTGTATTAACCCATCCGCAAAAGGGCCGTTTCCTTATGGGATTTATGGTCTTGACCATTTGTTTTTTTAGCATGTTGGATGACCTCATTCGGGGCGATTTAAGTGGAACTTCTGAATGGCTGGTGTTATTTTTGATCGTAGGGACAGGGGCTGTTCCTTTCCGGCCCAAGCAGGTTCTTTTTATATGTGTTGCGGTTATGTTCTTGTATTTTTGCCTGTTGCAATTGTACAACTTAAACGAAGTAGCATCAGCAAATAGTCGGGTTTTTATTACCGCAGACATTACCTACATGGCCATTGTCAGTGCCGTTTTTTTGGTAATTAACACCGTACTACATGATACCCGCTATCAACAGTTTAAGGCCCTAAAACAAGCCGAGGATCTGCGTAACAAATCGGAACACCAAGCGCAAGAACTTATTCAGTTGCAACACCAGAAGAGCCGTTTATTTGCCAATATCAGCCACGAATTCCAAACACCTCTCACCCTAATTTATGGCCCCATTCGAGATGCCCTGAACGCCAATCCAAACTTGCCTCAACCAGTAAAGGCCAACCTCGAATTGGCAGAACGGAGCAGTAATGAAATTCACCGACTTGTCCACGAATTGATCGAATTAGAAAAAATGGATGCGGGTGAACTGACTTTCTCCCCTACCGTTTTTGATTGGGTGGTATTTATCGAAGAAATTGTACACTTTTTTCAGCCCTTAGCGGTACAGAAAGAAATTTCCCTCTATTTTGATGACCATCATTCTTTATTGCCCATTTTCGCCGATAGATCCATGATGCAAAAAGTTGTGCAAAACTTGGTCTCCAATGCGATCAAGTTTTCACCCACTTCAGGGCAGGTTCGGCTTATGCTTGATCAAGAGATTAAGCCGGACGGCATTGTAGCCATATTAGAGGTTCAAGACCAAGGGGTGGGAATCCGCCAAGAAGACTTGGAGGTTATTTTTGACCGATATTATCAGGCCGAGCAAGAAAAACATCTGGGCGGCTTTGGGATTGGGCTTTCGTTTGCGCGTGAATTGGTTCAAAAACATGGCGGCAACCTGACAGTAGAGAGTACTTTTGGAAAAGGTAGCACCTTCCGCGTGTCCATCCCCATCCAAACAGCGCAGATTGTGGCTTCACCCAAGATTACCGAAATGCGCGAAACGCCCTTTATTTTGGAGGCGGTAACCGAAATAAAGACAGTGACTACTACAGCGCATCCACCCCTTCTTAAACAAGGAGACATACGGAATGCAACCATTTTGCTGGTGGATGACCAGCCAGAGCTTCGTGCCTACCTGCGGCGCATGCTCGAAACCGACTATCAGGTATTGGAAGCTGGGGATGGCGAGGAAGCAATCCTCGTCCTCAGACAGCATACCGCCGATTTGGTTATTAGCGACATCAATATGCCCAAAATGGATGGTTTTGGCCTCTTGAAAACCATTCGGACGCAGCCGGACTGGCTAAAGATTCCAGTTATTCTCCTGACCAACCGCTCAACGGAGGAAGATATGGGGGCGGGGTATACTCTGTTAGCGGATGAGTATTTGGCCAAGCCCTTTAATGGTGACATGCTGCTGCGCAGGGTGGAAAACCTGATTCATCTTCGTCGCTTATTGCTGGGTACGTCCGCACCACACCATGAAGCCACGGCAAACCGCTTCATGACTATTGAAGACCGGGAATGGCTAGAACGGCTCCGGAAACACATTTCGGAACAAATGGGTTCTTCATTGATGGGCGTGGAATGGCTGGCCGATATGATGGCCATGAGTTCACGGAATATGGGAAGGCGGGTAAAACAACTCACTGGATTAACAACCAACGGTTTGGTACGGTTGATGCAGATGGAGCGGGCAGCGGAACTATTGATCCAGACGTCAAAAAGTGTCGTGGAAATTGCTGGTTTGGTGGGCTACCAAGATGCCAAACATTTTTCAGCCGTTTTCTCTCAGGTATATGCGAAGTCTCCGTCGGAGTATCGGCGTAGCAATCGGCCTGCATGA